A window of Anaerobaca lacustris contains these coding sequences:
- a CDS encoding molybdopterin converting factor, with product MRLLYINNSGGGFADYLDVNDQTTVSQFFKDRMPHERPEDYLIRVNRQPVPRDYVLQANDRVTITPTKIEGAS from the coding sequence ATGAGATTGCTCTATATCAACAACTCCGGCGGCGGCTTCGCCGATTACCTGGACGTCAACGATCAAACGACCGTGTCGCAGTTCTTCAAGGACAGAATGCCCCATGAGCGGCCCGAAGACTATCTGATCCGGGTCAATCGCCAGCCGGTGCCGCGCGACTATGTGCTGCAAGCCAACGACCGCGTGACGATCACGCCAACAAAGATCGAGGGAGCGTCGTAA